The genomic region GTACGGCGAGGGAATCCACGCGGAACATCCTATTCCGGATACAGCCGCTATATCCTTTCGTGGAACATTCATGTGATCTATGGCTCTGGCTATGGCGTTAACAATCTGCCCATCACCGCATCCCGGGCAGAAAGCGGAAGGTAGCCTCCTGATGTAGTTTTCCCTGATATAAGATGCAGTAATCATGCATTCATCTCCTGCAGCTTCCCCAGTATTTCTGAGACGGTGTGCATTCCACCAGACACTTTTGGCATGTGAACGAATTTACCAGGGAACATTTTTTCAATTTCCATGGAGTACCCCCTCATTGACATTTCTGGAAGTAAAACCTTTCTTACGGATGCGTTCAGATCTCTCATTCTCTTCTCCGGGGCTGGCCACAGAACTCTTGGCCTGAAAAGACCTGCTCTTATGCCCTTCTCCCTAGCTTTAAGTACTGCTCCATGAGCGGGCCTGGATGTTGCGCCATATGCGACCACAAGTATCTCTGCATCGTCAGTCTCAATCTCTTCCCAGTCTTCGATTTCATTCCTGTTCCTGTATATCTTCTCCACCAGTCTTGTGACTAAGGAAGCCTGTACTTCCTGGCTTCCAGTATTTCGCGTCCCATCTGGATTGTGGGTTGAACCTGTTACCATTAGCTCAAGACCGTCTCCGAACCTTCCCATCGGAGGTATGAGATCATCGCCATACCTTGTGGATTCCTCTAGTGAAGATGCAATTTTCCTGTTGATTATTTCAATAGCCTCAGGTATTAGCAGCCTCTCCATCATATGCCCCACTACTGCATCTGATAGAAGGATCACAGGAACCCTGAAACGTTCCGACAGATTGAAAGACCTTAGTGTAAGATCGAACATCTCCTGGACAGAATTCGGTGATAGAACAATGTCCTCATAATCGCCATGCGACCCGAATCTGGCCTGCATTACGTCTCCCTGTGCAGGTCTTGTTGCCTGTCCAGTTGATGGCCCGGCTCTCTGAACGTCAATAATCACAACTGGTGTTTCAGTCATTGCAGCATACCCAATGTTCTCCTGCATTAGCGAAAACCCTGGCCCTGAGGTTGCTGTCATCGACTTCACGTTCGCCCAAGAAGCAGCAATAACAGCCGAGATACTTGCAAGCTCATCCTCCATCTGGAGGAATTTTCCCCCTACCCTCGGCAGTAACTCAGACATTGTCTGAGTTATTTCGCTCGCTGGGGTGATTGGGTAACCGGCAAACAGCCTGCATCCAGCCATAATTGCCCCGTAGGCTATAGCAACATCCCCCTCTACAAAATATTCACC from Thermoplasmataceae archaeon harbors:
- a CDS encoding 2-oxoacid:acceptor oxidoreductase subunit alpha, encoding MIKPGEYFVEGDVAIAYGAIMAGCRLFAGYPITPASEITQTMSELLPRVGGKFLQMEDELASISAVIAASWANVKSMTATSGPGFSLMQENIGYAAMTETPVVIIDVQRAGPSTGQATRPAQGDVMQARFGSHGDYEDIVLSPNSVQEMFDLTLRSFNLSERFRVPVILLSDAVVGHMMERLLIPEAIEIINRKIASSLEESTRYGDDLIPPMGRFGDGLELMVTGSTHNPDGTRNTGSQEVQASLVTRLVEKIYRNRNEIEDWEEIETDDAEILVVAYGATSRPAHGAVLKAREKGIRAGLFRPRVLWPAPEKRMRDLNASVRKVLLPEMSMRGYSMEIEKMFPGKFVHMPKVSGGMHTVSEILGKLQEMNA